The following coding sequences lie in one Primulina huaijiensis isolate GDHJ02 chromosome 2, ASM1229523v2, whole genome shotgun sequence genomic window:
- the LOC140964291 gene encoding ras-related protein RABA5c-like: MGSSSDDEGEEYLFKIVIIGDSAVGKSNLLSRYARNEFNMHSKATIGVEFQTQTIEIDGKEVKAQIWDTAGQERFRAVTSAYYRGAFGALVVYDISRRSTFDSITRWLDELKTHSDTTVAKMLVGNKCDLENIRDISVEEGKILAESEGLFFMETSALDSTNVNKAFEIVIREIYNNVSRKVLNSDSYKAELSVNRVSLVNDGNDGSKQTGGSYSCCSR; encoded by the exons ATGGGTTCTTCATCGGATGACGAGGGCGAGGAATACTTGTTCAAGATCGTGATAATCGGGGACTCTGCCGTCGGGAAATCGAATTTGTTGTCGCGCTACGCGAGGAATGAGTTCAACATGCATTCGAAAGCTACGATCGGTGTTGAGTTTCAGACCCAGACGATTGAGATCGATGGAAAAGAAGTGAAGGCTCAGATTTGGGACACCGCCGGGCAGGAGAGGTTCCGGGCCGTCACTTCGGCGTACTACCGCGGAGCGTTTGGGGCGCTTGTGGTGTATGATATCAGCAGGAGGTCGACTTTTGATAGTATCACTAGGTGGCTGGATGAGCTCAAGA CTCATTCAGATACAACAGTCGCAAAGATGCTCGTGGGAAACAAGTGTGATTTGGAGAATATCAGAGACATCAGTGTGGAGGAAGGCAAAATTCTTGCAGAATCAGAAGGTTTGTTTTTCATGGAAACATCGGCACTGGACTCGACAAATGTTAACAAGGCTTTTGAGATTGTTATTCGCGAGATTTATAACAATGTCAGCAGGAAAGTCTTGAATTCCGACTCATACAAAGCAGAGTTATCGGTTAACAGGGTTTCCTTAGTCAATGATGGCAATGATGGATCAAAGCAGACAGGAGGATCCTACTCTTGTTGTTCCCGGTGA